The following proteins come from a genomic window of Gemmatimonadota bacterium:
- the infA gene encoding translation initiation factor IF-1, with protein sequence MAKEEKVVLEGTIVDILPDGQYKVEIEGGHQILGYTSGKMRRFNIRIVVGDTVTIETSPYDLNRGRITFRDSGTGGPPPPSTQGGGSRRPGRGGRSRSRRRR encoded by the coding sequence ATGGCAAAAGAAGAAAAAGTTGTACTGGAAGGAACGATTGTCGATATTTTGCCCGATGGGCAATACAAGGTTGAGATTGAGGGAGGGCATCAGATTCTCGGTTATACGTCGGGCAAAATGCGCCGTTTTAATATTCGCATTGTCGTGGGCGATACCGTCACGATTGAGACCTCTCCTTATGATCTGAACCGGGGGCGCATTACATTCCGCGATTCTGGAACGGGCGGGCCACCCCCTCCGAGTACGCAAGGAGGCGGGAGCAGGCGTCCCGGTCGCGGTGGACGCAGCAGGTCGCGTCGCCGCCGTTAA
- a CDS encoding N(4)-(beta-N-acetylglucosaminyl)-L-asparaginase, with protein sequence MSPIVISTWRFGLSANQPAWKILKNGGSALDAVVRGAEVAERDPEVKSVGFGGYPNAEGEVEVDAAVVDGHSLGYGAVAGLRNIATPTAVARCVMEKTDHVFLVGNGALKFARTQGFEECNMLTEHGRRAWEKWKRERTGPPADVHDTIGLVALDQQGNLAAACTTSGAAFKLPGRVGDSPLIGSGLYADNDAGAAAATGRGEEITRTCGSFAIVEHMRHGKSPQEACEAVVQYLIARVPSARPYQMAYIAIDKYGNWGAAAARSGFLSAVTSNVENQLYKSRYFIGHGGVG encoded by the coding sequence ATGTCTCCCATTGTTATATCCACATGGCGCTTTGGTCTGTCTGCTAATCAGCCCGCCTGGAAAATTTTGAAGAACGGTGGCTCTGCGCTCGATGCTGTTGTGCGGGGTGCTGAGGTGGCCGAACGCGACCCGGAGGTCAAGAGCGTTGGGTTCGGCGGGTATCCCAATGCCGAGGGTGAGGTCGAAGTCGATGCCGCGGTTGTTGACGGGCACTCCCTCGGTTATGGTGCGGTAGCCGGGCTTAGAAATATTGCCACGCCCACTGCTGTGGCGCGGTGCGTGATGGAGAAAACCGATCACGTTTTTCTCGTGGGTAATGGTGCCTTGAAGTTTGCGCGAACACAGGGCTTTGAAGAGTGCAATATGCTTACAGAGCACGGGCGAAGAGCCTGGGAAAAGTGGAAGAGGGAGCGAACAGGTCCTCCCGCAGATGTCCACGATACCATTGGCCTTGTCGCGCTTGACCAGCAGGGAAATCTCGCGGCGGCCTGTACTACGAGTGGCGCGGCGTTTAAGTTGCCCGGTCGCGTCGGCGATTCACCGCTTATTGGCTCGGGGCTTTATGCGGATAATGATGCAGGTGCTGCCGCAGCCACTGGTCGCGGTGAGGAAATTACTCGTACCTGCGGGTCGTTTGCTATTGTTGAACACATGCGGCATGGCAAATCACCGCAGGAAGCCTGCGAAGCTGTTGTACAATATCTCATTGCGCGCGTTCCCTCTGCGCGCCCCTATCAGATGGCCTATATTGCCATTGACAAATATGGCAATTGGGGTGCTGCCGCAGCCCGTTCTGGGTTTCTATCGGCTGTTACCAGCAATGTGGAAAATCAACTTTACAAAAGCCGGTATTTTATTGGTCACGGCGGGGTTGGATGA
- a CDS encoding amidohydrolase family protein, whose product MTTNLSEHIEQTALCDTHEHLRREPDWIDDGPDVLQDLFGNYVPADLITAGASQEALRRLTDASDPDLAGRFEGVRAAWEATQYTGYGEAVRRIVTDVYGFDELTPDVLAPAQEKLTELRTPGGRYNLLREVANLDHIQTDDSSWPCDPDESGPDFFLYDLSWAGFCSGQIDQEAIAEDTGIAVVDLDSLQKAMEAIFEKHAPCAIAVKAQHAYNRTLNWQACARGDAERALYATLSSNNNVSESMRLCLGDWCWARGVELTIEHNLPFKIHTGYYAGNNRMPVDRIKAGNLCALLARYLDARFVLMHIAYPYSDELIALTKHYKNVWADLCWAWSINPYASSDFVRRFIHGAPINKLFVFGGDTRWPTSAAAYAFQTRFWLDKTLEAEVEEGYLTESQAMHIASRVMYDNQYECFDLDGTRNAIYRAMGE is encoded by the coding sequence ATGACTACCAACTTGTCTGAACATATTGAACAAACAGCGCTGTGCGATACGCACGAACACCTGCGTCGGGAGCCTGATTGGATCGACGATGGTCCCGATGTATTACAGGACCTTTTTGGCAATTATGTGCCTGCGGATCTCATTACGGCTGGTGCATCGCAGGAAGCTCTGCGTCGTCTCACAGATGCGTCAGATCCAGACCTTGCCGGGCGTTTTGAAGGTGTTCGCGCAGCGTGGGAGGCCACGCAGTACACGGGTTATGGCGAGGCCGTGCGGCGCATTGTCACCGATGTTTATGGTTTTGACGAACTCACACCCGATGTGCTCGCGCCCGCACAGGAAAAACTGACCGAACTGCGTACTCCCGGCGGTCGCTACAATTTGCTGCGCGAAGTCGCAAATCTCGATCATATTCAAACCGATGATTCTTCCTGGCCCTGTGATCCCGACGAATCAGGTCCCGACTTTTTTCTTTACGATCTCTCGTGGGCGGGGTTTTGCAGTGGGCAGATAGACCAGGAAGCTATTGCCGAAGATACTGGTATTGCTGTTGTTGATCTCGATTCTCTTCAGAAGGCGATGGAGGCGATATTTGAAAAGCACGCGCCTTGTGCGATTGCTGTTAAAGCCCAACATGCGTACAATCGCACCCTCAATTGGCAAGCGTGCGCCCGCGGCGATGCCGAACGCGCGCTTTACGCGACGCTTAGCTCGAATAACAATGTTTCCGAGTCTATGCGATTGTGCCTTGGCGACTGGTGCTGGGCACGCGGTGTGGAATTGACGATTGAACACAATTTGCCCTTCAAAATCCATACGGGCTATTACGCCGGCAACAATCGCATGCCCGTTGACCGCATCAAAGCTGGCAATCTCTGCGCGCTTTTGGCCAGGTATCTCGACGCTCGCTTTGTGCTTATGCACATTGCCTATCCCTATAGCGATGAACTCATCGCGCTGACCAAGCACTACAAAAATGTCTGGGCAGACCTGTGCTGGGCATGGTCTATTAATCCCTACGCTTCAAGCGATTTTGTCCGCCGATTTATCCACGGTGCTCCCATCAATAAGCTCTTTGTTTTTGGCGGCGATACGCGCTGGCCCACCAGTGCCGCTGCCTACGCATTTCAAACCCGCTTCTGGCTTGACAAAACCCTCGAGGCCGAAGTGGAAGAAGGTTATCTGACCGAATCGCAGGCGATGCATATTGCTTCGCGGGTGATGTACGACAATCAGTACGAGTGTTTTGACCTCGATGGGACGCGAAATGCGATTTATCGGGCGATGGGAGAATAG
- a CDS encoding aminotransferase class V-fold PLP-dependent enzyme — protein MTVPTYRSIGVRPLINCRGTYTIISGSLMLPEVCEAMMEAAKAYVHLDELMDAVGARIAELMQCEWGLVTNGCAAALTQVTSACVAGDDPDKIKQLPDTTGMKNRVLYQPGHLHIYTHAIRAAGVEMVEVEDHDALSLAIDDRTAMFAFFGDQTDHSDIPLEDVVAICHRKGVPVFVDAAAERPDVPNTYLQAGADVVAYSGGKCLRGPQSSGLVLGRKDILQAAFANGAPHHSLGRAMKAGKEEVMGLLAAVEKWVLRDHDAEWTEWEKWLQVIGSAVAELPSVTRRVRDPGRSNVAPILEVHWDRTVLPIAPEEVQQQLSDGDPRIEMFTHENGVEVMPYMMEQGEDVIVARRLREVLEGDRR, from the coding sequence ATGACTGTTCCTACTTATCGTTCAATTGGTGTGCGGCCGTTGATTAACTGTCGCGGAACATATACGATTATCAGCGGTTCGCTGATGTTGCCCGAGGTGTGCGAGGCGATGATGGAGGCGGCAAAGGCGTATGTGCATTTGGATGAGTTGATGGATGCGGTGGGGGCGCGTATTGCCGAGTTGATGCAGTGCGAGTGGGGGCTGGTGACAAATGGATGCGCGGCGGCGCTGACGCAGGTGACGTCGGCGTGTGTGGCGGGTGATGATCCGGATAAGATCAAACAATTGCCCGATACGACGGGGATGAAGAATCGGGTGTTGTACCAGCCGGGGCATTTGCATATTTATACGCATGCGATTCGGGCGGCGGGGGTGGAGATGGTGGAGGTGGAAGATCACGATGCGCTTTCTTTAGCGATTGATGATCGCACGGCGATGTTTGCGTTTTTTGGAGATCAAACGGATCATAGCGATATTCCACTTGAAGATGTGGTGGCGATTTGTCATCGCAAGGGTGTGCCGGTATTTGTGGATGCCGCGGCAGAGCGACCAGATGTGCCCAATACGTATTTGCAAGCGGGTGCAGATGTTGTGGCTTATAGCGGGGGCAAGTGTTTGCGAGGCCCCCAGTCGTCGGGGTTAGTGTTGGGGCGAAAGGATATTTTGCAGGCGGCGTTTGCCAATGGCGCGCCGCATCATTCGCTGGGGCGGGCGATGAAGGCGGGCAAGGAGGAGGTGATGGGGCTGCTGGCTGCGGTGGAGAAGTGGGTGCTGCGCGATCACGATGCCGAGTGGACAGAGTGGGAGAAATGGTTACAGGTGATTGGCAGTGCGGTTGCGGAGTTGCCGTCGGTGACGAGGCGGGTGCGAGACCCCGGGCGGTCTAATGTGGCGCCTATTCTGGAGGTTCACTGGGATCGCACAGTTTTGCCGATTGCGCCAGAGGAGGTCCAGCAGCAGTTGTCAGATGGCGATCCGCGCATTGAGATGTTTACGCATGAAAATGGGGTGGAAGTGATGCCGTATATGATGGAGCAGGGTGAGGATGTGATTGTTGCAAGGCGTTTGCGTGAGGTGTTGGAGGGGGATAGGAGATAA
- a CDS encoding sulfatase-like hydrolase/transferase codes for MPDKRPNILFVQTDQQRPEWVEMNPDIPVRTPHLRQLAERGVWLANAICPSPVCAPSRACLVAGQEYDRTRVWGNNTYAPDNMFKYHLCLRDEAGYYVMGAGKHHVGNNQSGSPPRFHCGVDGRQGMEAWGFSDAIFNAGLNQATILMRNNEMVPQDAYMAFLHARGLAEEHIADYARRSREGVWTATFPTTLPDDAYFDTWITNNALTLLDRAPDDRPWYLEVNLQNPHHPWDITESMHRWYREPPVEFPLPLFNTEDIAPETHQEVRRNWAATVEHLDSCLGRLVARVRARGDLDDTVIIFTSDHGEMLGDYDQWQKLSPLQASVGVPLVIAGPGVGAFGRDDAPMTTLDLTASFLDWAGLTPGDDLDSRSLVNYLGARARRHRDLVFSGLSAWRMVFDGRFKLVRGYDPAKRIGGDVFEPMHVPSDETERLQRERPQLLFDLQRNERDDVAAEFSQVFQRLSAALDEHLAH; via the coding sequence ATGCCGGACAAACGTCCCAACATACTTTTTGTCCAAACGGATCAGCAGCGGCCTGAGTGGGTCGAGATGAACCCCGATATTCCGGTGCGTACGCCGCATCTGCGGCAACTCGCCGAGCGCGGTGTATGGCTCGCCAACGCAATTTGTCCGTCGCCTGTTTGCGCCCCGTCGCGCGCCTGCCTGGTGGCCGGGCAGGAATATGACCGCACGCGCGTTTGGGGCAACAATACTTATGCGCCCGATAATATGTTCAAGTACCATCTGTGCCTGCGCGACGAGGCCGGATACTATGTTATGGGTGCTGGCAAACACCATGTGGGCAATAACCAATCGGGGAGTCCGCCCAGGTTCCACTGCGGTGTCGATGGACGCCAGGGCATGGAGGCATGGGGATTTTCCGATGCTATTTTCAATGCTGGGCTGAATCAGGCGACTATTTTGATGCGCAACAACGAGATGGTGCCTCAGGATGCGTACATGGCGTTTTTGCACGCGCGCGGCCTGGCAGAGGAGCACATTGCCGATTACGCGCGCCGAAGCCGGGAGGGTGTGTGGACAGCTACTTTCCCGACGACACTTCCCGACGATGCGTATTTCGATACCTGGATTACCAATAATGCGCTCACCCTTCTGGATCGGGCGCCTGACGACAGGCCGTGGTATTTGGAGGTTAATCTGCAGAATCCCCATCATCCGTGGGATATCACCGAGTCAATGCATCGATGGTACCGCGAGCCGCCCGTGGAGTTTCCTCTTCCCCTGTTCAACACCGAGGATATCGCGCCCGAGACGCACCAGGAGGTGCGTCGCAACTGGGCGGCCACTGTCGAACATCTCGATTCCTGCCTCGGGCGCCTCGTCGCGCGAGTGCGCGCGCGCGGCGATCTCGATGATACTGTCATTATATTCACCAGCGACCACGGCGAGATGCTCGGCGATTACGACCAGTGGCAGAAGTTGTCGCCCCTACAGGCCTCGGTGGGGGTTCCGCTGGTGATCGCTGGTCCGGGCGTGGGGGCTTTCGGACGCGACGACGCTCCGATGACGACGCTGGACCTGACCGCCAGTTTCCTCGATTGGGCTGGCCTGACACCCGGTGACGATCTCGATAGCCGTTCTCTTGTCAATTATCTCGGTGCCCGAGCGCGCAGGCATCGAGATCTGGTATTTTCCGGTCTGAGTGCCTGGCGCATGGTCTTCGACGGGCGTTTCAAGCTGGTTCGCGGCTATGATCCGGCAAAGCGCATTGGGGGCGATGTTTTCGAACCGATGCATGTGCCGTCCGACGAGACGGAGCGCCTTCAGCGCGAGCGTCCCCAGTTGCTGTTCGATCTACAGCGCAATGAGAGGGACGATGTCGCCGCTGAATTTTCTCAGGTCTTTCAGCGGCTAAGCGCCGCCCTTGATGAGCATCTGGCTCATTAA
- a CDS encoding glucose 1-dehydrogenase, producing the protein MNINLDGKVALISGASRGIGRGIALQMGRSGAKVAVNYRTHPDEAEEVVEEIRSAGSDALVYGADVSDRDAVDAMVAATVEQFGRLDIVVSNAYYSKREPFLDLEMDGARRTLDVTFWGAFHMAQAGGRQMVKQGEGGAILFISSVLSNIPFSTSLPYNAAKAGINQMSATIANELTDHRIRANVITPGYIDTPGERQYATEEQIREAATTLPWKRLGTPEDIANAAAFLCSDAADYITGTVLSVDGGYWLKVAR; encoded by the coding sequence ATGAATATCAATTTGGATGGAAAGGTCGCACTTATTTCTGGCGCGTCGCGCGGTATTGGGCGCGGTATTGCCCTTCAGATGGGGCGTTCGGGCGCAAAGGTCGCGGTCAATTATCGCACGCATCCCGACGAGGCAGAGGAGGTCGTTGAAGAGATTCGCAGTGCGGGGTCTGACGCGCTCGTCTATGGCGCAGATGTCTCTGACCGCGATGCAGTGGATGCGATGGTCGCCGCAACGGTTGAGCAATTTGGGCGTCTCGATATTGTGGTTTCCAATGCGTATTATAGCAAACGCGAGCCTTTTCTCGATCTGGAAATGGATGGCGCACGACGCACGCTTGATGTCACGTTTTGGGGGGCTTTCCACATGGCTCAGGCCGGCGGCCGCCAGATGGTCAAACAGGGCGAAGGGGGTGCGATTCTCTTTATCAGTTCTGTTTTGTCCAATATTCCCTTTTCGACCTCGTTGCCCTATAATGCGGCAAAGGCAGGGATCAATCAGATGTCTGCGACTATTGCCAATGAGCTCACCGATCACCGCATTCGCGCCAATGTGATTACGCCAGGGTATATCGATACGCCCGGCGAGCGTCAATATGCGACTGAAGAACAAATCCGCGAGGCTGCTACTACGCTGCCCTGGAAGCGCCTGGGCACGCCCGAAGATATTGCCAATGCCGCCGCGTTTCTCTGTTCCGATGCTGCCGACTATATTACAGGGACAGTGTTGAGTGTGGATGGGGGATATTGGTTGAAAGTTGCGAGATGA
- a CDS encoding DUF3047 domain-containing protein, which translates to MINLVFRLCVLAVFVIDLRYSICFAANPDSTGVQPVVSVSVDSTAVDPVMADPLKPGLDPSTILKITDPSQPPAHWVTPAGDSTRVLEAFDYPHFLNSYPDEIWQGRSGRRYSKTRKENVYYRILREVDNHYLSAKTKGGAVDFGREAKVTFRGREINVSLRLFRNLRWRWRVHQLPEGSDETDDDKNDSAAAVRLVFGTNMFAKRLKYIWSATLPKGTVIKGWNQYTIVLRSGTDDSKKWIWEEVDAYQDYRRLFGGDPRPVDFLALLTDSDNTETVVAADYDDITFIIPRPTVEVNPEDTE; encoded by the coding sequence TTGATAAACCTGGTTTTCAGGCTGTGCGTGCTCGCGGTATTTGTTATTGATCTTAGATACAGCATATGCTTTGCTGCCAATCCCGATTCTACGGGTGTCCAACCGGTTGTCTCTGTATCTGTTGATTCTACGGCTGTTGATCCTGTAATGGCTGATCCGCTCAAACCAGGTCTCGATCCCTCGACAATACTTAAAATAACAGATCCGTCGCAGCCCCCTGCCCACTGGGTCACGCCTGCAGGTGATTCCACTCGTGTGCTTGAGGCTTTTGATTATCCTCATTTTTTGAATTCTTATCCCGACGAGATCTGGCAGGGGCGATCGGGCCGGCGATATAGCAAAACAAGAAAAGAAAATGTTTACTATCGGATTTTAAGAGAAGTCGATAATCATTATCTGAGCGCGAAAACAAAAGGCGGTGCCGTAGATTTTGGAAGAGAAGCAAAGGTCACGTTTCGAGGCAGAGAAATCAACGTCAGTTTGCGTTTGTTCCGAAATTTGCGCTGGCGCTGGCGCGTACACCAATTGCCCGAAGGGTCTGATGAAACCGACGACGACAAAAATGACAGTGCCGCTGCGGTGCGTCTGGTCTTTGGAACAAATATGTTTGCCAAAAGGCTTAAATATATTTGGAGTGCAACACTTCCCAAAGGCACGGTCATTAAGGGTTGGAATCAATATACCATTGTTTTGCGTAGCGGTACAGATGATTCAAAAAAATGGATTTGGGAAGAAGTGGATGCATATCAAGACTATCGGCGGCTGTTCGGTGGTGATCCCCGTCCAGTCGATTTTTTAGCACTGCTCACCGATTCGGATAATACGGAGACGGTTGTCGCAGCGGATTACGATGATATTACCTTCATTATTCCAAGGCCCACAGTTGAAGTGAATCCGGAGGATACAGAATGA
- a CDS encoding type II toxin-antitoxin system HicB family antitoxin, whose translation MKRNFRIIVERYADGYVGYPLGLKGVVVGQGDTYEEALADVKSAIRFHIETFGREALF comes from the coding sequence ATGAAGAGAAATTTTAGAATTATCGTTGAGAGATATGCCGATGGTTATGTGGGATATCCGCTTGGATTGAAGGGGGTCGTCGTTGGGCAGGGAGATACTTATGAAGAGGCATTGGCAGATGTAAAATCTGCTATTCGGTTCCATATTGAAACGTTTGGTAGAGAAGCATTATTTTAA
- a CDS encoding Nramp family divalent metal transporter yields MPEESKTVQPSGEDENPDLYALDPRAVQEPPQGLRSTLKFLGPGLILVGSVVGSGEIILTTNLGSIVGFSMLWFVLVSCWSKNIVQAELARFSVASGEPFLHAFNRLPGKLPAFNGRKVSWYIYFWLLWIIPGQLISGGIYGGAGQAIHMALPSLGSEWWTVILAGTASVIILTGTYRFLERLMTVLVVMFTFITIACAVLLQLTEYAITWEEVRGGLTFGFPAFALLAALAMYGGTGVGSGEQMAYTYWCVEKGYARFSGPADQSNAWVQRARGWIRVMQTDVLLTLGLLTCATIPFYMLGAGVLYRLNKQPDGLETIPVLSNMYTQTLGEWAFWLFMVGAFFVLYSTAISGLGGGVRIFADGMSVMGLIERNDYKTRVRILRIWAVVSPLVTSLAYFFFQNPVWMLTIGHLFGAIKFPLIAGGTLYLRYRHLDQRLKPSLKTDLLLWFCFLLMIGLAIYILYTRYFA; encoded by the coding sequence ATGCCGGAAGAATCCAAAACTGTACAACCATCGGGAGAAGATGAAAATCCAGATCTCTACGCGCTGGATCCACGGGCGGTTCAGGAACCTCCTCAAGGGCTTCGCAGTACGCTGAAGTTTCTCGGTCCAGGGCTGATTCTCGTGGGGTCTGTGGTGGGTTCTGGCGAGATTATTTTGACGACGAATTTGGGTTCTATTGTTGGATTTTCAATGCTCTGGTTTGTGCTGGTGAGTTGCTGGAGCAAGAATATTGTTCAGGCGGAACTGGCGCGTTTTTCGGTTGCTTCTGGCGAACCTTTTTTACACGCTTTTAATCGATTGCCCGGAAAGTTGCCCGCGTTTAACGGGCGGAAAGTGTCGTGGTACATCTATTTTTGGTTGCTCTGGATTATTCCCGGGCAGTTGATCAGCGGTGGTATTTACGGTGGGGCTGGTCAGGCGATTCACATGGCGCTGCCTTCTCTCGGTTCGGAGTGGTGGACGGTTATTCTGGCTGGTACGGCATCTGTGATTATTCTGACCGGGACGTATCGGTTTCTCGAAAGGCTGATGACGGTTCTGGTGGTTATGTTTACGTTTATCACGATCGCCTGTGCTGTTTTGTTGCAGTTGACCGAATATGCGATTACCTGGGAAGAGGTGCGCGGTGGGCTGACGTTTGGTTTTCCGGCTTTTGCGCTGTTGGCAGCGCTGGCGATGTATGGCGGGACCGGGGTGGGATCAGGAGAACAGATGGCCTATACGTACTGGTGTGTGGAAAAGGGCTATGCGCGTTTTTCGGGACCGGCAGATCAGTCCAATGCCTGGGTTCAGCGCGCGAGGGGATGGATTCGGGTGATGCAGACCGATGTGCTTTTGACGCTGGGGTTGCTGACCTGTGCGACGATTCCGTTTTATATGCTGGGCGCAGGGGTGTTGTATCGACTCAATAAACAACCCGATGGATTGGAGACGATTCCGGTGCTTTCCAATATGTACACGCAGACCCTTGGCGAATGGGCGTTCTGGTTGTTTATGGTGGGTGCTTTTTTTGTGCTTTATTCGACGGCGATATCCGGTCTGGGTGGTGGTGTGCGCATTTTTGCCGATGGCATGTCTGTTATGGGTTTGATCGAGCGCAATGATTACAAGACGCGGGTTCGCATTTTGCGCATTTGGGCGGTGGTGTCCCCTCTGGTGACTTCTCTGGCGTATTTCTTTTTTCAAAACCCGGTTTGGATGCTGACTATAGGACATTTGTTTGGGGCGATTAAGTTTCCTCTGATTGCCGGGGGAACGCTGTATTTGCGCTATAGACATCTCGATCAACGCCTGAAACCGTCTTTGAAGACCGATCTGCTGTTGTGGTTCTGTTTTTTACTGATGATTGGTCTGGCTATTTATATTTTGTACACGCGCTATTTTGCCTGA